A window from Rhinoraja longicauda isolate Sanriku21f chromosome 26, sRhiLon1.1, whole genome shotgun sequence encodes these proteins:
- the LOC144606540 gene encoding eosinophil peroxidase-like, translating into MAATWFLVVVVAGLSMFHANEANTGKRELLGSPFVHAALKEAIDSVDTAYTATRNLHKERLRKKSLSPMDLLRIFKQPFAETRTAVKSAEYMDAALTLIQHNVHRIHKRSLNASDLLSASDLDTIARITGCHARRQRPICRDDCWSNRYRTFTSVCNNKKSPRLGASNTPLVRWLPARYEDGISVPLGWTPNKKNSGFVVPLVRTVSNEILKVSNKDVVSDPDFSHLIMQWGQWIDHDMSLSPLSGSVQTYNGGIDCESTCVLRNPCFPIQLPPGDSKLVKSVKCLPFFRSAPACGTGELGSIFGDVNTRQQINAITSFIDVNEVYGSDDCLANKLRNLTNEDGLMKVNHQFSDKGRELLPFNSISSNLCGIMGEACSTGPDGIPCFIAGDARVNEQLALLAFHTMFLREHNRIARELKRLNPHWSGDTVYLEARKILGAFQQIIHFGEYLPRIIGQKAIDKYLPDYEAYNEAVNPSVANVFTSVFRFGHTTIQPFVFRLAENYQEHPQFPNVLLHQTFFAPWRIIKEGGVDLIIRGLVGSPAKLQTQDKMIHDELREKLFEMTSHLALDLGALNLQRSRDHGLAGYNAWRKFCGLSQPRNVFELSRVLGNSGLAKKFFQLYRTAENIDLWVGAISEPHLIGAKVGPLLACLLGQQFANLRNGDRYWWENKGIFTLSQRQSLPKITLARIICDNTGIQLIPRDPFKFQHFPQGFVNCTEIPAVDLSAWREDPQVTPCGAVPIVAHGHFSICDSSVKYTCISGFKLLGEDTITCVSDGQWNGAPPSCSADVEPVWIEATGPKGEKGESGTNGGSLSQQVQHSAFSVNFTTTGLKPNSLGPCVSEIYNGQNHFSCKTGKFTCRIPGVYQFSYYCATRNQVTVFLKWRGITVITSKVFDRSSINNLSGGTNLQLIVNDEVWIETDPKLRGVAYSCYFQGHLIFAV; encoded by the exons atggcagccacTTGGTTCCTTGTGGTGGTCGTTGCTGGACTGTCCATGTTTCACGCAAATGAAGCCAATACAGGTAAGA GAGAACTGCTAGGGAGTCCATTTGTACATGCTGCTTTAAAGGAAGCCATTGACTCGGTGGACACTGCATATACGGCAACCAGAAACTT ACATAAGGAGCGGCTGCGCAAAAAATCATTAAGTCCAATGGACCTACTGCGCATCTTCAAGCAGCCATTTGCCGAAACCAGGACAGCCGTAAAATCTGCAGAGTACATGGATGCTGCACTGACCTTGATCCAACACAATGTCCATCGAATCCATAAACGCTCACTCAATGCATCAG ATTTGTTATCAGCGAGTGACCTGGACACCATTGCACGCATCACGGGCTGTCACGCCAGGCGTCAGCGTCCAATCTGCAGAGATGACTGTTGGTCAAACCGATACAGGACCTTCACCTCCGTATGCAACAACAA GAAGTCCCCGCGTTTGGGAGCCTCCAACACTCCGCTAGTTCGCTGGCTGCCTGCTCGTTATGAGGATGGGATTTCTGTTCCATTGGGTTGGACTCCAAACAAAAAAAATTCTGGATTTGTTGTGCCATTG gTCCGAACTGTCTCCAACGAAATTTTGAAAGTATCTAATAAGGACGTGGTTTCGGATCCAGACTTCAGTCATTTAATTATGCAGTGGGGGCAGTGGATTGATCACGATATGAGTTTAAGCCCTTTGTCTGGCAGTGTCCAAACCTACAATGGTGGCATTGACTGTGAATCTACTTGCGTTCTTAGAAATCCTTGTTTTCCAATTCAG TTACCTCCCGGAGACTCCAAGCTCGTAAAATCTGTAAAATGCTTGCCCTTCTTCCGGTCGGCTCCTGCATGTGGCACTGGTGAACTTGGCTCAATCTTTGGAGATGTGAACACTCGCCAGCAGATAAATGCCATCACCAGTTTCATTGATGTCAATGAAGTCTACGGCAGCGACGACTGTCTGGCCAACAAGCTCAGAAACCTGACCAATGAAGATGGTCTGATGAAAGTGAACCATCAATTCTCTGACAAGGGACGAGAACTTCTACCATTTAACTccatttcaagtaacctttgtgGCATCATGGGAGAGGCCTGTTCCACCGGTCCAGATGGTATTCCATGTTTTATCGCTG GTGATGCACGTGTGAATGAACAGTTGGCACTGTTGGCTTTCCACACAATGTTTCTACGTGAGCATAATCGCATCGCGAGAGAGCTGAAGAGACTGAACCCGCACTGGAGTGGAGATACCGTGTATCTTGAAGCGAGAAAAATTTTAGGAGCTTTTCAACAG ATAATACATTTCGGAGAATATCTTCCCCGGATAATTGGACAAAAAGCAATAGATAAATATCTCCCAGACTACGAAGCTTACAATGAAGCTGTCAATCCCAGTGTTGCTAACGTTTTTACATCAGTTTTCCGTTTCGGACACACCACCATTCAGCCTTTCGTATTCCGCCTTGCTGAAAACTACCAGGAGCATCCACAGTTCCCAAATGTCCTCCTGCACCAGACTTTCTTCGCTCCCTGGAGAATAATAAAGGAAG GTGGAGTCGATCTTATTATCCGAGGATTGGTGGGTAGTCCTGCAAAACTGCAGACACAGGACAAGATGATCCATGATGAACTGCGAGAGAAATTGTTTGAGATGACCTCACATTTAGCATTGGACCTAGGTGCACTGAATCTGCAGCGTTCTCGTGATCATGGATTAGCAG GTTACAATGCATGGCGCAAGTTCTGTGGACTTTCACAACCGCGGAatgtgttcgagctttctcgggTTCTCGGCAATAGTGGCCTAGCAAAGAAATTCTTCCAACTCTATAGAACTGCAGAAAATATTGACTTGTGGGTGGGGGCCATCTCTGAACCCCACTTAATAGGTGCAAAGGTCGGTCCTTTGTTAGCGTGCTTGTTAGGCCAACAATTTGCGAACCTGAGAAATGGAGACAG ATACTGGTGGGAAAATAAAGGAATATTTACCCTTAGTCAGCGCCAGTCTCTTCCTAAAATCACCCTGGCTAGGATCATCTGCGATAACACTGGGATACAGCTTATTCCTCGGGATCCCTTTAAATTCCAGCACTTTCCGCAAGGATTTGTAAACTGCACCGAAATACCAGCGGTCGACTTGAGTGCCTGGAGGGAGGATCCACAAG TGACTCCATGCGGAGCTGTCCCCATTGTGGCTCATGGCCATTTCTCGATCTGTGATTCCTCGGTCAAGTACACATGTATATCTGGATTCAAGCTGCTGGGAGAGGATACGATAACATGTGTAAGTGACGGACAGTGGAATGGAGCACCTCCCAGCTGTTCAG CTGATGTAGAACCAGTGTGGATTGAAGCTACAGGTCCGAAAGGAGAGAAAGGTGAATCTGGGACAAACGGAGGATCGTTGTCTCAACAAGTTCAACATTCTGCCTTTTCTGTGAATTTTACAACAACAGGTTTGAAACCAAATAGTCTGGGTCCATGTGTAAGTGAGATCTACAATGGCCAGAATCATTTCAGTTGTAAAACAGGAAAGTTTACTTGTCGTATACCTGGGGTGTATCAATTTTCATATTATTGTGCAACGAGAAACCAAGTAACTGTGTTTCTTAAATGGCGTGGAATTACAGTGATTACTTCAAAGGTCTTTGATAGAAGCTCAATAAATAATTTATCAGGAGGTACCAACCTTCAACTAATTGTGAATGATGAAGTTTGGATAGAAACTGACCCAAAATTACGTGGCGTTGCTTATTCCTGTTATTTTCAGGGGCATTTAATCTTTGCAGTTTAA